The following are encoded in a window of Arctopsyche grandis isolate Sample6627 chromosome 4, ASM5162203v2, whole genome shotgun sequence genomic DNA:
- the LOC143910935 gene encoding kelch-like protein 18, which translates to MNNEISETFINPEYGGSELSIMYEFYEQGTLCDVTIFAGEERFYTHRLVLAISCKYFRDQIIENPDIIDFEIAVDDETFQKILKFFYKGNIQLDLDSVQRLILAAELLELNVLFDVCCKFLAKHLSADNISDIQTFAETNSLNYLIDEVNKYDEQEISDEISGEENCLQLELEDIVNRLQTSKENISSTDSFEEVVQWISDDSERKQHLPSLLKLMDMTSMSFSVYKSIKITNEIVSPPKTHKIMVVGGKHDPIASYVDVYDPDTESWLETKVMNLKRTDFGVVQLQNYIIVIGGKRARKALNEVVGVHLDTMEASALLPMETNRKHLCVSSILDQDRVIR; encoded by the exons ATGAACAACGAAATTTCCGAGACGTTCATCAATCCGGAATATGGTGGCAGTGAGCTGTCCATCATGTATGAATTTTATGAACAAGGCACCCTTTGTGATGTGACAATATTTGCCGGAGAGGAAAG attttatacTCACAGATTGGTTTTGGCCATTTCCTGCAAGTATTTCAGAGACCAAATAATAGAAAATCCGGATATAATCGATTTTGAAATTGCCGTCGACGATGAAACgtttcagaaaattttaaaGTTCTTTTACAAAGGAAACATTC AATTGGATTTGGATTCAGTTCAGAGATTAATATTGGCGGCCGAATTATTGGAATTAAATGTTCTTTTTGATGTTTGCTGTAAATTTCTGGCTAAGCATTTGTCTGCTGACAATATTTCTGATATCCAAACATTTGCTGAaacgaattctttgaattatcTGATAGAtgaagtaaataaatatgatgaGCAAGAAATTTCTGATGAG ATTTCAGGAGAGGAGAACTGTCTCCAGTTAGAACTAGAAGATATTGTAAATAGATTACAGACTTCCAAGGAAAATATTTCTTCGACAGACTCATTCGAAGAAGTTGTTCAATGGATATCTGATGATTCCGAAAGAAAACAACATTTACCAAGTCTATTAAAATTAATGGATATGACATCGATGAGCTTTTCA GTTTACAAATCCATCAAGATAACGAATGAAATCGTTTCACCACCAAAAACTCACAAAATTATGGTCGTAGGAGGCAAACATGATCCG ATTGCATCTTATGTTGATGTCTACGATCCCGATACTGAAAGTTGGTTGGAAACCAAAGTGATGAATTTGAAAAGAACAGATTTCGGAGTCGTCCaattgcaaaattatataattgtgATCGGCGGAAAACGAGCTAGGAAAGCGTTAaatgaa GTGGTAGGTGTCCATTTAGATACGATGGAAGCCAGCGCATTGTTGCCGATGGAGACGAATAGAAAACATTTATGCGTCTCCAGTATACTTGACCAGGATc GTGTCATCCGGTGA
- the LOC143911190 gene encoding kelch-like protein 12 has product MDNQISETFINPEYGDSELSIMYEFYKHGTLCDMTILAEEERFYTHKLVLAICCRYFRNQIIENPDLNEFDISIDDETFEKILKFFYKGSVQLDMDSVQRLILAAKLLQLNVLFDICCKFLANHLSADNIFDIKTFAETNSLYDLVDKVNKYNEDELPQELFKEENSLSIQEEENENISQTSKDNISDSLEEVVSPPKTNKIMVVGGENEPIASYVDFYDPDTKSWLETKYMNLKRTDFGVIKLQNYVIVIGGKRARKALNEVVGVHLDTMEASALLPMETNRKHLCVSSILDQDRNIILYAIGGHDDTHFVNSVEKCHPVTRTWSNVSPMTANRGCFAVAVIDKKIFAIGGKNDGEILNSVEVYSVKDDTWTVCSPMNQARCYAGVAVIGNNIYVIGGSDDEGPVLSVERYDVKNDLWMMLDSSNFPEDLKYASAGNFGENIIVVGGRLAFSYDPQNNTWDELASLRSSRQRPLIINVSMAGKKVVKNLSGIVFPDED; this is encoded by the exons ATGGACAACCAAATTTCTGAGACGTTCATCAATCCGGAATATGGTGATAGTGAGCTGTCAATCATGTACGAATTTTATAAACATGGCACCCTTTGTGATATGACAATATTAGCCGAAGAGGAAAG attttacaCCCACAAATTGGTATTGGCCATTTGCTGCAGATATTTCAGAAATCAAATCATAGAAAATCCAGATTTAAACGAATTTGATATTTCCATTGACGATGAAACTTTTGAGAAAATTTTGaagtttttttacaaaggaAGCGTTC AATTGGATATGGATTCAGTTCAGAGATTAATATTGGCAGCCAAATTATTGCAGTTAAATGTTCTTTTTGATATTTGCTGTAAATTTCTGGCAAACCATTTGTCAGctgataatatttttgatattaaaacatTTGCTGAAACGAATTCTTTGTATGATCTGGTAGATAAAGTGAATAAATACAATGAGGATGAATTACCTCAG GAGCTTTTTAAAGAGGAGAACTCTCTTTCTATACAAGAAGAAgagaatgaaaatatttcacaGACTTCCAAGGACAATATTTCAGACTCACTCGAAGAAGTTGTTTCTCCACCGAAAACTAACAAAATTATGGTCGTCGGAGGCGAAAATGAACCG aTCGCATCTTACGTTGATTTCTACGATCCCGATACTAAAAGTTGGTTAGAAAccaaatatatgaatttgaaaAGGACAGATTTCGGAGTCATCAAATTGCAAAATTATGTAATTGTAATCGGCGGAAAACGAGCTAGGAAAGCGTTAAATGaa GTGGTAGGTGTCCATTTAGATACGATGGAAGCCAGCGCATTGTTGCCGATGGAGACGAATAGAAAACATTTATGCGTCTCCAGTATACTTGACCAGGATcgtaatattattttgtatgctATTGGAGGTCACGATGACACACATTTTGTCAATAGTGTTGAAAA GTGTCATCCAGTTACACGCACGTGGTCCAACGTTTCACCGATGACGGCAAATCGAGGATGTTTTGCAGTGGCTgtaattgacaaaaaaatattcgcAATTGGAGGCAAAAACGACGGTGAAATACTGAACAGTGTCGAAGTTTATTCCGTCAAAGATGATACTTGGACCGTTTGCAGTCCTATGAACCAAGCAAGATGCTATGCCGGA GTAGCCGTTATTGGCAATAATATATACGTGATTGGAGGCAGTGACGACGAAGGGCCAGTGCTTTCTGTAGAGCGTTACGACGTAAAAAATGATTTATGGATGATGTTGGATTCTTCCAATTTTCCTGAAGATTTGAAGTATGCGAGTGCCGGTAATTTTGGAGAGAATATCATTGTCGTCG GTGGACGACTAGCCTTCAGTTATGATCCTCAAAATAATACGTGGGATGAATTAGCTTCGCTTAGGAGTAGTCGACAGCGTCCTTTGATAATAAATGTATCAATGGCTGGTAAAAAAGTTGTAAAAAATCTAAGCGGGATTGTTTTTCCAGACGAAGATTAA